Proteins from one Athalia rosae chromosome 8, iyAthRosa1.1, whole genome shotgun sequence genomic window:
- the LOC105684979 gene encoding uncharacterized protein LOC105684979 isoform X2 translates to MAGGSGRYRQGGRLEKVNQQLYHPHFHPCRTFEPPVTERFKERQRVETIRIRLRNINTLQEHIQRLLYTNLDATQEEILLVELILSASRIGELRGETVISNRVPPTNLWEGSNAGKNFERCQRDASVDISPAFSEMADSGLGTGSVSPRDNSVSETSGVDLDESQATVDFSTDEDSNKITLRDEACERRNKVSTSEQHVNLFNQNNTSNHAHKSSEISIAKHSTDDTTSSDATCSFVRVEPLYAGNLRELDSSGSSEENAQKLHDRAEEIARYENRVLDDAFYESESESDENDRTNSFVPTESFEFIDPVNMSPMTSDPEKALQKYDNFNKQDDEKSDPNPEARSMTMEELRHELSHSNDLPIKKSSSSTSSYYFIDASSLNDEGDVPVPDSLRERGFGNRIPSYIPSSIDCPSNGSGNPQIDEHQRLSGSRRLSNFQTGCEKVAEFEKEIKITERLEPLTELRRVKRLDSTSEDKSESEKEKNAEKETLVVEIKEADSGESARASPCPDNSKGAINTGKPNRCEEHTGSETTSRKDPVDQTSETKIGGSVIPEAVIADEPRRPSLIRRNTFELDPDDEKISMLRQEYERRQGSLVFKNSIQQYSGHRVDGDSCFDPTIVPDVPVADEIWMKPVDASLDQQRQPIVLSSVVACAAQQNEDCKNTNIVTNAFETEKNVEQSVEKSVSLSSEPISDLSVISERGNECPEVIEVVRRSKCIETTPIVSGGAAATDYSKPTDSPIVRRKTESTPIVSGGSVLMEKPEVKVKPVRMCSSMTSWVVDMSNPLKEDNNRLAGKDKMQGTMSQSLSNVESIQKTLRKSKAPEKLGSLGFFVNLNDADVPKEPIPVPKKPKAKTENGEENGNGKNYCEFFIDISENKGEPAQPKDDATLNGRNSGGQSSTRVSDKRNIFSMFIDLGDSKNSVNKNNGHSVKPEARDKSIGDSGAPVLGTTLTGLEKPAPIDRLKANNGNSDENGSSSDRDQSISDKRDSTEQNKQGIFMFIESDSPVVRRRTLSSSRPAFKRHSWNVDKGTVANGNGGNGNGHLAKELVYRKEHKRAHSLSVDRADLRKNQTKTSNSSHSLSEVARADTLNGLNSKRFLERDGSRNMDTSSEDVFEYDNRDTPPNSHIEIFNEELRASVKQHEYKELTSTEIAENFDGEVKANEEEYSEISVWDKTGTESTEGPDRTRKSETFDISSGSGPSPGSDHQDSELSEMLNGDDIKTANRSHVAASVGSKIFETQKSLNEKIKIIECELTNHDGETDEPPSGHPKNVNASKAGEKPIVQDFSGNKSAPSDAFNASFVRLSDLDKTPVRFHASDVIKPKEDRITYRMSSSIPETSWIESKLVMTRSTGPLRNVPRKFTSAMTTSLPSKQKSSLDDLGVEGEGEGVVSESDLSSMQSSMGRSGADASTEETETSSLVGTKPYNRLGEDLLRMFLEEINPDVTIDVSGRRIRAHKCILSSRCQYFAAILSGGWVESAGNVIALQGYSYNSVHFALCHIYSGESNIPDTISIVELATLADMLCLEGLKEVISYTLKVKYCHLFHKPCQICAVGVLECMPLAAAYGLDEVYRKSLRWITRHFVRIWPCKAFATLPRELMDKCYHQHIVHMSTDNVLQTMMDCDKLLATLPNVRWAEPVFRLVSNLLETAVKFLSDNFSGLLGNEKFHSLGREFSWNISRIEDNILAAADRLPPEQACKSYARLHKMLITAQSEELCSERKWGPLFVEFLKKIHSHVEKCLVREAPRAARSTTWLKMDLELRRRIQELACLVILPHEISKRPSRHSNFMKEPRATSSRTSASRSLDLRKVRMVISEHNDKTLKQPTVAPQAKKIPISKPKTDPLDRRMHQEKLTASDTVSRPRSWPNKIEVKPRYLEPRNKSVTKEIIPQGPPDKMVQQRRKNLISSSDSSRTSSPAMKRAVDKKTFAKIKLPIKKDAKALSTDSLAESSVDKTNGRKDLTSKSCGVTRPESPQLKQKDTETGLSVDSLAEAKKISAVKKKATKMDTSMSTDSLMAETVGTPKSTASSKLSPTLTNHGVGRGQGLDRGKKMSPPTQHRSPLTVTRRAPRSVECSTAASRNRALPVTPYHGSPSLRRNLLDAAKTPDIPGKPIQSITSRTTAKQANPQLSGASIVRKERKGTLSNQPSVESPKKLSPKSSGATRVNRSMAGNKKITKGSDDKIRTTCHNSGAVKQPTVGSRSGTFLKDEPTILKKSDIKSSQANL, encoded by the exons ATGGCTGGAGGCAGCGGCAGGTACAGACAAGGTGGACGTTTAGAGAAAGTAAATCAACAGCTTTACCATCCTCATTTCCATCCTTGTCGTACGTTCGAGCCACCCGTCACAGAAAGATTTAAGGAACGCCAAAGAGTAGAAACCATAAGAATACGCTTGAGAAATATAAATACTCTTCAAGAGCACATTCAAAG ACTTCTCTATACTAATTTGGATGCAACGCAGGAGGAAATACTGCTAGTAGAGCTTATCCTAAGTGCATCTCGAATAGGGGAATTGAGAGGTGAGACTGTCATTTCAAATCGTGTTCCACCTACAAATTTGTGGGAAGGTAGCAACgcaggaaaaaattttgagcgTTGCCAAAGAGATGCATCTGTAGATATCAGTCCAGCTTTCTCCGAAATGGCTGATTCTGGGCTGGGAACGGGATCCGTCAGCCCCCGCGACAACAGTGTATCCGAAACGTCTGGTGTCGACTTGGACGAATCGCAAGCTACCGTTGATTTTTCGACCGACGAGGATTCCAACAAAATCACCCTCAGAGACGAGGCCTGCGAAAGACGGAACAAGGTCTCGACGTCGGAGCAGCATGTCAATCTGTTCAATCAGAACAATACCTCCAATCACGCGCACAAGTCGTCGGAAATTTCAATCGCAAAACACAGCACCGACGACACCACATCTTCGGATGCAACGTGCTCATTCGTCAGAGTGGAGCCGCTGTATGCGGGTAATTTACGCGAACTGGACTCGTCGGGATCATCGGAAGAGAACGCCCAGAAACTTCACGACAGAGCCGAAGAGATTGCTCGCTACGAGAATCGGGTGCTCGACGACGCTTTCtacgaatccgaatccgagagcgaCGAAAATGACAGGACAAACTCGTTCGTGCCGACCGAATCCTTCGAGTTTATCGACCCCGTGAACATGTCGCCGATGACTTCCGACCCCGAAAAAGCGTTGCAGAAATacgataattttaataaacaaGATGATGAGAAGTCGGACCCCAATCCGGAGGCGAGGAGCATGACTATGGAGGAGCTGCGACACGAATTGTCGCACTCGAACGACCTACCGATCAAAAAGAGTTCGTCGAGTACGAgtagttattattttatagacGCTTCGAGTTTGAACGACGAAGGGGATGTTCCCGTGCCCGATTCATTGAGAGAACGTGGCTTCGGTAACCGGATACCCTCCTACATTCCAAGTTCCATTGATTGTCCTTCGAATGGCTCGGGGAATCCTCAGATCGACGAACATCAAAGATTATCGGGATCCAGGAGACTGTCGAACTTTCAGACTGGCTGTGAAAAGGTGGCGGAATTCGAAAAAGAGATAAAGATAACCGAGCGTCTGGAACCACTGACGGAATTGAGGAGGGTGAAACGGTTGGATTCGACCTCCGAAGACAAGTCGGAGagtgagaaggaaaaaaatgctgaGAAGGAAACTCTGGTGGTGGAGATTAAGGAGGCCGACAGCGGCGAGAGCGCGCGAGCTTCTCCGTGCCCGGATAATAGTAAGGGGGCGATAAACACCGGCAAACCAAATCGCTGCGAGGAGCACACGGGATCCGAGACTACGAGCCGTAAAGATCCTGTGGACCAAACGAGTGAAACGAAAATCGGGGGTTCGGTTATTCCCGAAGCAGTGATCGCCGACGAACCGAGACGACCCTCCCTTATCAGAAGAAATACTTTCGAACTCGATccggacgatgaaaaaatttctatgcTCAGACAGGAGTACGAACGGCGTCAGGGTAGCCTAgtcttcaaaaattctatCCAACAATACTCCGGGCATCGCGTTGACGGCGATTCCTGTTTCGATCCGACAATCGTCCCCGATGTTCCTGTGGCGGACGAGATATGGATGAAACCGGTCGACGCCTCTTTGGATCAACAACGGCAACCAATCGTTCTCAGCTCAGTCGTCGCGTGTGCTGCCCAACAAAATGAGGATTGTAAGAATACAAATATCGTGACGAACGCTTTTGAGACTGAGAAAAATGTGGAACAATCGGTTGAGAAAAGCGTCTCTCTGAGCAGCGAACCGATTTCCGATCTATCGGTGATTTCCGAACGAGGTAACGAATGTCCGGAAGTTATCGAGGTGGTAAGGAGATCGAAATGCATCGAGACGACACCGATCGTTTCAGGGGGAGCGGCAGCGACCGATTATTCGAAGCCGACCGACAGTCCGATAGTAAGACGGAAAACCGAGTCGACTCCCATAGTTTCCGGGGGTTCGGTTCTCATGGAAAAACCCGAGGTGAAAGTGAAACCCGTGAGAATGTGCAGTTCGATGACATCGTGGGTCGTGGATATGAGTAATCCGTTGAAAGAGGATAATAATCGGTTGGCGGGAAAGGACAAGATGCAGGGAACCATGTCGCAAAGTTTATCGAACGTTGAATCCATCCAGAAAACTCTCAGGAAATCAAAAGCCCCGGAGAAATTGGGTAGCTTGggatttttcgttaatttgaaCGACGCCGATGTTCCCAAAGAGCCGATCCCCGTCCCAAAAAAACCGAAGGCCAAGACCGAGAACGGGGAGGAAAATGGAAACGGTAAGAATTACTGCGAGTTTTTCATCGACATTTCCGAAAATAAAGGGGAGCCGGCGCAGCCGAAGGACGACGCGACGTTGAATGGGCGGAATTCGGGGGGGCAGAGTTCGACGCGAGTAAGTGACaaaaggaatattttttctatgttcATTGATCTCGGTGACTCGAAAAATTCCGTAAACAAAAACAACGGTCACTCCGTGAAACCGGAAGCACGGGACAAGAGCATCGGGGATTCGGGGGCACCGGTTCTCGGCACAACGCTAACTGGACTGGAAAAACCTGCGCCGATCGACCGGCTAAAAGCGAACAACGGTAATTCCGATGAGAACGGAAGTAGCAGCGACAGAGATCAGTCCATCTCCGATAAAAGGGATTCGACGGAACAGAACAAACAAGGCATTTTTATGTTCATCGAGTCTGATTCTCCGGTGGTGAGACGCCGCACGCTCTCCTCTTCCAGGCCGGCCTTCAAAAGGCACTCGTGGAATGTAGATAAGGGAACCGTAGCGAATGGAAACGGAGGAAACGGTAACGGGCATTTGGCTAAGGAATTGGTGTACAGAAAGGAACACAAACGCGCTCACAGTCTTTCGGTGGATCGCGCTGatctgagaaaaaatcaaaccaaaACTAGCAACTCGAGTCACTCGTTGAGCGAAGTCGCTCGTGCCGATACTCTCAACGGTTTGAATTCCAAGCGATTCCTCGAACGGGATGGCAGCCGAAATATGGACACCTCGAGCGAGGACGTGTTCGAATACGACAACCGTGACACGCCGCCAAATTCGCATATCGAGATATTCAACGAGGAGTTGAGAGCGTCGGTCAAGCAGCACGAGTACAAGGAGCTGACATCGACGGAAATCGCGGAAAATTTCGACGGCGAAGTCAAGGCGAACGAAGAAGAATACTCGGAGATATCCGTCTGGGACAAAACCGGGACGGAAAGTACGGAGGGTCCGGATCGAACTCGTAAAAGTGAAACTTTCGACATAAGCAGCGGCAGTGGGCCGTCTCCGGGTAGCGATCATCAGGACTCCGAACTTTCCGAAATGTTGAACGGAGACGACATCAAGACCGCCAACAGATCCCACGTCGCAGCGTCCGTTGGATCCAAGATATTCGAAACCCAAAAATcgctgaacgaaaaaataaagataatcgAATGCGAATTGACGAATCACGACGGCGAGACGGACGAACCACCGAGCGGTCACCCAAAAAATGTCAACGCTTCGAAAGCTGGAGAAAAACCGATCGTCCAGGATTTCTCGGGGAACAAATCCGCCCCCTCCGATGCGTTCAATGCGAGCTTCGTAAGACTTTCGGATCTGGATAAAACCCCCGTGCGGTTTCACGCCTCTGATGTCATCAAGCCCAAGGAGGACCGAATCACCTATCGCATGAGCAGCAGCATTCCCGAAACTTCTTGGATAGAGAGTAAGCTAGTCATGACCAGATCTACGGGACCGTTGAGGAACGTCCCCCGCAAATTCACGTCCGCGATGACGACCTCTCTTCCGTCCAAGCAAAAATCTTCCCTGGACGATCTCGGCGTCGAAGGGGAAGGCGAGGGCGTCGTATCCGAATCCGATCTGAGCAGCATGCAGAGCAGCATGGGCCGTTCCGGGGCGG ACGCGAGCACGGAGGAGACGGAAACATCTAGTTTGGTAGGAACGAAGCCCTACAACCGGTTGGGAGAGGATCTTCTGCGGATGTTTTTGGAAGAAATAAATCCCGATGTAACTATAGACGTATCGGGTCGCCGAATTCGAGCCCACAAATGCATTCTAAGTTCCCGCTGTCAATATTTTGCCGCTATTCTAAGCGGTGGATGGGTCGAAAGTGCTGGCAACGTAATTGCGCTACAAGG ATATTCTTACAACTCTGTACATTTCGCCTTGTGCCATATATACAGCGGTGAAAGCAACATCCCAGATACGATAAGTATCGTCGAATTAGCGACGTTGGCAGATATGCTATGTTTGGAGGGCCTCAAGGAGGTGATCAGTTATACCCTGAAAGTCAAATATTGCCACCTCTTTCACAAG CCATGTCAAATTTGTGCAGTTGGCGTATTGGAATGTATGCCACTGGCTGCCGCCTACGGACTAGATGAAGTCTACAGAAAATCTCTACGCTGGATAACTAGACACTTTGTCAGAATCTGGCCGTGCAAAGCGTTCGCTACTCTTCCCCGTGAGTTGATGGATAAATGTTACCATCAGCATATAGTGCACATG TCTACGGACAACGTTTTACAAACTATGATGGATTGCGACAAACTCCTGGCTACTTTGCCGAACGTTCGTTGGGCCGAACCCGTGTTCAGACTGGTTTCCAATCTTTTGGAAACGGCCGTCAAGTTTttatcggataatttttccgGGCTATTGGGGAACGAAAAGTTCCATTCGCTCGGACGTGAGTTCAGTTGGAACATAAGTCGCATCGAAGACAATATCCTCGCAGCTGCAGATCGCTTGCCACCCGAGCAGGCTTGTAAGAGCTACGCCAGACTTCACAAAATGTTGATCACCGCCCAGTCCGAAGAGCTCTGTAGTGAGAGAAAATGGGGGCCGctgttcgttgaatttttgaaaaaaattcacagtcACGTCGAAAAATGCTTGGTCAGAGAAGCACCGAGGGCCGCGCGATCGACGACGTGGCTCAAAATGGACTTGGAATTACGACGAAGGATACAGGAATTGGCTTGTCTGGTAATTTTACCGCATGAGATATCGAAGCGTCCCTCTCGCCATTCTAATTTTATGAAG GAACCAAGAGCAACGTCTAGTCGAACGTCTGCGAGTCGCAGTCTGGATCTGAGAAAAGTAAGAATGGTGATATCGGAGCACAATGATAAAACATTGAAACAACCCACCGTGGCACCTCAAGCAAAAAAGATACCCATTAGCAAACCGAAGACGGATCCGCTAGACCGAAGAATGCATCAAGAGAAATTGACCGCAAGCGACACAGTCAGTAGACCCAGATCATGGCCGAATAAAATCGAG GTCAAACCGAGGTATTTGGAACCTCGTAATAAGTCGGTAACGAAAGAGATAATTCCGCAGGGACCGCCTGATAAGATGGTTCAGCaaaggcgaaaaaatttaatttcctccTCCGATTCTTCACGAACTTCCAGTCCCGCGATGAAACGTGCCGTAGATAAGAAGACTTTTGCAAAAATTAAACTACCGATCAAAAAAGATGCAAAGGCACTTTCGACGGACAGTCTGGCGGAGTCAAGCGTGGATAAGACCAACGGTAGAAAAGATTTGACGAGTAAGAGTTGCGGTGTAACGCGACCGGAGTCTCCCCAACTGAAGCAAAAAGATACGGAAACTGGTCTGTCGGTGGATTCCTTAGCCGAAGCCAAAAAAATCTCTGCGGTGAAGAAAAAGGCCACGAAAATGGACACGTCCATGTCCACGGACAGTTTGATGGCCGAAACTGTAGGTACGCCAAAATCAACGGCGTCTAGCAAATTGTCTCCTACTTTGACGAACCACGGCGTTGGTAGGGGCCAAGGGTTGGATCGAGGTAAGAAAATGTCACCCCCGACACAGCACAGGAGCCCACTGACTGTAACGAGGAGGGCTCCGAGATCAGTCGAGTGCTCGACGGCCGCCAGCCGCAACAGAGCACTTCCTGTAACTCCGTATCACGGGTCTCCCAGTTTGCGAAGGAATCTGTTGGACGCTGCAAAGACACCAGACATTCCCGGTAAGCCAATACAGTCTATTACTTCTCGTACAACTGCGAAGCAAGCGAATCCACAGTTGTCAGGTGCTAGTATTGttagaaaagagaggaagggGACTCTCTCTAATCAACCGAGTGTCGAGAGtccaaaaaaattgtcaccaAAATCTAGCGGGGCGACCAGAGTAAATAGATCTATggctggaaataaaaaaatcaccaaaggTAGTGATGATAAAATTAGAACTACGTGCCATAATAGTGGGGCAGTTAAACAACCGACTGTTGGTTCTAGATCGGGAACATTTCTAAAGGATGAGCCCACGATACTTAAAAAGTCAGATATCAAATCATCGCAAGCTAACTTGTAA